The Lycium barbarum isolate Lr01 chromosome 9, ASM1917538v2, whole genome shotgun sequence genome has a segment encoding these proteins:
- the LOC132611629 gene encoding uncharacterized protein LOC132611629, with the protein MATNEDTRLVDASVQTPLVDQNSRLAEEVRMLKQHMASMYRAWTTGQAPPPPPPGFLDISPNMSTSTRAPLTVPGDPSNSGPLFKTPDAQPYTPEPTLNVSNPYGYNPHLEPPVNSEKLDKTVDDEEMTRKMKNLEQSIRYLQGQESHKSVSYKDLCMFPNVHLPSGFKTPKFDKYDGHGDPVAHLKRYCNQLRGAGGKDEMLMAYFSDSLTGIASDWFADQDVIKWHIWDDMAQEFVRQFQYNIDIAPDKMSMTKVQKKSTESFREFAIRWREQAARVKPPMAEGEVVDTFLQAQTEEYYQHMLPALGKPFIEVIKMGEIIEEGIKTGRIMSFADMKVNAEVTQNGSGSLSDMRENDDVVMIIPESRRGVRGRSRSYTQPQPQVYSQTPYTQPQHYFPPQDPQYSMPPLQYFSCGAQPYAQPHPYQQWCEPAPRGSYPPQAYRPRTSSNFRPRPEYKKERQQRREASGKLSGLSVSVPEVDKDELVKGTQNLFAENNLIENDNGSSNSYVQFSG; encoded by the coding sequence ATGGCGACCAACGAGGACACTCGGTTGGTTGACGCTAGCGTTCAAACACCGTTGGTTGACCAAAACTCGAGGTTAGCCGAAGAAGTGAGAATGTTAAAACAACACATGGCAAGCATGTATCGGGCTTGGACGACTGGTCAGGCACCACCTCCACCGCCACCTGGCTTCCTCGACATTTCCCCTAATATGTCGACCTCAACCCGAGCTCCACTTACTGTGCCTGGTGATCCATCTAACAGTGGGCCCTTGTTCAAAACCCCTGATGCTCAACCCTATACTCCAGAACCGACTTTAAATGTCTCTAACCCATATGGTTATAACCCTCACCTTGAGCCTCCCGTTAACAGTGAAAAACTTGATAAGACCGTGGATGATGAGGAAATGACTAGAAAGATGAAAAACTTGGAGCAATCCATAAGATACTTGCAAGGTCAGGAAAGTCATAAGAGTGTTTCATACAAAGACTTGTGTATGTTTCCTAATGTTCACTTGCCCTCTGGTTTTAAGACTCCAAAGTTTGACAAGTATGATGGGCATGGTGATCCTGTGGCCCATTTGAAGAGGTATTGCAATCAATTGAGAGGAGCTGGAGGTAAGGACGAAATGCTTATGGCCTACTTTAGTGACAGCTTAACAGGAATAGCCTCGGATTGGTTTGCTGATCAGGACGTCATTAAGTGGCATATTTGGGATGACATGGCTCAAGAGTTTGTGCGACAATTTCAGTATAATATAGACATTGCTCCAGATAAAATGTCCATGACCAAGGTGCAGAAGAAATCTACAGAAAGTTTCAGGGAATTCGCCATTAGGTGGAGAGAGCAGGCTGCTAGAGTAAAGCCTCCAATGGCAGAAGGTGAGGTGGTGGATACTTTTCTCCAAGCCCAAACTGAAGAATACTATCAACACATGCTCCCGGCACTGGGCAAACCGTTTATCGAGGTCATTAAGATGGGGGAAAtaatagaagaaggaatcaaaacaGGACGTATCATGAGTTTTGCTGACATGAAAGTAAATGCTGAAGTAACTCAAAATGGTTCCGGAAGCCTGAGCGACATGAGGGAAAATGATGATGTAGTCATGATTATACCAGAATCGCGACGAGGTGTGAGGGGTCGATCTCGCTCATATACCCAGCCACAACCTCAAGTCTATTCCCAAACTCCATACACTCAACCTCAACATTACTTCCCTCCACAAGACCCTCAATATTCTATGCCACCTCTTCAATACTTTTCCTGTGGTGCACAGCCATATGCTCAACCACATCCTTACCAACAATGGTGCGAACCAGCTCCACGAGGTTCTTACCCCCCACAAGCATATCGACCTCGTACCAGCTCCAACTTTCGACCTAGGCCAGAATACAAGAAAGAGAGGCAACAGAGAAGGGAGGCCTCTGGAAAACTTTCCGGGCTATCAGTCTCAGTTCCAGAAGTTGATAAGGATGAATTGGTTAAAGGGACCCAGAACTTGTTTGCTGAAAATAATTTGATTGAAAATGATAATGGTTCAAGTAATTCTTATGTGCAATTTAGTGGCTAA